The following coding sequences lie in one Arabidopsis thaliana chromosome 3, partial sequence genomic window:
- the SEP2 gene encoding K-box region and MADS-box transcription factor family protein (SEPALLATA 2 (SEP2); FUNCTIONS IN: protein binding, DNA binding, sequence-specific DNA binding transcription factor activity; INVOLVED IN: flower development, ovule development; LOCATED IN: nucleus; EXPRESSED IN: 12 plant structures; EXPRESSED DURING: 7 growth stages; CONTAINS InterPro DOMAIN/s: Transcription factor, MADS-box (InterPro:IPR002100), Transcription factor, K-box (InterPro:IPR002487); BEST Arabidopsis thaliana protein match is: K-box region and MADS-box transcription factor family protein (TAIR:AT5G15800.1); Has 7363 Blast hits to 7362 proteins in 916 species: Archae - 3; Bacteria - 0; Metazoa - 630; Fungi - 305; Plants - 6350; Viruses - 0; Other Eukaryotes - 75 (source: NCBI BLink).) — MGRGRVELKRIENKINRQVTFAKRRNGLLKKAYELSVLCDAEVSLIVFSNRGKLYEFCSTSNMLKTLERYQKCSYGSIEVNNKPAKELENSYREYLKLKGRYENLQRQQRNLLGEDLGPLNSKELEQLERQLDGSLKQVRCIKTQYMLDQLSDLQGKEHILLDANRALSMKLEDMIGVRHHHIGGGWEGGDQQNIAYGHPQAHSQGLYQSLECDPTLQIGYSHPVCSEQMAVTVQGQSQQGNGYIPGWML, encoded by the exons AtgggaagaggaagagtaGAGCTCAAGAGGATagagaacaaaatcaacagaCAAGTGACGTTTGCTAAACGTAGAAATGGTTTGCTGAAAAAAGCTTATGAGCTTTCTGTTCTCTGCGATGCTGAAGTCTCTCTCATCGTCTTCTCCAACCGTGGCAAGCTCTACGAGTTCTGCAGCACCTCCAA CATGCTCAAGACACTGGAAAGGTATCAGAAGTGTAGCTATGGCTCCATTGAAGTCAACAACAAACCTGCTAAAGAGCTTGAG AACAGCTACAGAGAGTACTTGAAGCTGAAAGGTAGATATGAAAATCTGCAACGTCAGCAGAG AAATCTTCTTGGAGAGGATCTTGGACCTCTGAATTCAAAGGAGCTAGAGCAGCTTGAGCGTCAACTAGACGGCTCTCTGAAGCAAGTTCGCTGCATCAAG ACACAGTATATGCTTGACCAGCTCTCTGATCTTCAAGGTAAGGAGCATATCTTGCTTGATGCCAACAGAGCTTTGTCAATGAAG CTGGAAGATATGATCGGCGTGAGACATCACCATATAGGAGGAGGATGGGAAGGTGGTGATCAACAGAATATTGCCTATGGACATCCTCAGGCTCATTCTCAGGGACTATACCAATCTCTTGAATGTGATCCCACTTTGCAAATTGG ATATAGCCATCCAGTGTGCTCAGAGCAAATGGCTGTGACGGTGCAAGGTCAGTCCCAACAAGGAAACGGCTACATCCCTGGCTGGATGCTGTGA
- the SEP2 gene encoding K-box region and MADS-box transcription factor family protein — MGRGRVELKRIENKINRQVTFAKRRNGLLKKAYELSVLCDAEVSLIVFSNRGKLYEFCSTSNMLKTLERYQKCSYGSIEVNNKPAKELENSYREYLKLKGRYENLQRQQRNLLGEDLGPLNSKELEQLERQLDGSLKQVRCIKTQYMLDQLSDLQGKEHILLDANRALSMKESLKNIVFCLAGRYDRRETSPYRRRMGRW, encoded by the exons AtgggaagaggaagagtaGAGCTCAAGAGGATagagaacaaaatcaacagaCAAGTGACGTTTGCTAAACGTAGAAATGGTTTGCTGAAAAAAGCTTATGAGCTTTCTGTTCTCTGCGATGCTGAAGTCTCTCTCATCGTCTTCTCCAACCGTGGCAAGCTCTACGAGTTCTGCAGCACCTCCAA CATGCTCAAGACACTGGAAAGGTATCAGAAGTGTAGCTATGGCTCCATTGAAGTCAACAACAAACCTGCTAAAGAGCTTGAG AACAGCTACAGAGAGTACTTGAAGCTGAAAGGTAGATATGAAAATCTGCAACGTCAGCAGAG AAATCTTCTTGGAGAGGATCTTGGACCTCTGAATTCAAAGGAGCTAGAGCAGCTTGAGCGTCAACTAGACGGCTCTCTGAAGCAAGTTCGCTGCATCAAG ACACAGTATATGCTTGACCAGCTCTCTGATCTTCAAGGTAAGGAGCATATCTTGCTTGATGCCAACAGAGCTTTGTCAATGAAG gaaagtttgaaaaatattgtgttttgtttagCTGGAAGATATGATCGGCGTGAGACATCACCATATAGGAGGAGGATGGGAAGGTGGTGA
- a CDS encoding N2,N2-dimethylguanosine tRNA methyltransferase (N2,N2-dimethylguanosine tRNA methyltransferase; FUNCTIONS IN: RNA binding, tRNA (guanine-N2-)-methyltransferase activity; INVOLVED IN: tRNA processing; LOCATED IN: cellular_component unknown; EXPRESSED IN: 15 plant structures; EXPRESSED DURING: 6 growth stages; CONTAINS InterPro DOMAIN/s: N2,N2-dimethylguanosine tRNA methyltransferase (InterPro:IPR002905); BEST Arabidopsis thaliana protein match is: N2,N2-dimethylguanosine tRNA methyltransferase (TAIR:AT5G15810.1); Has 1019 Blast hits to 973 proteins in 363 species: Archae - 257; Bacteria - 68; Metazoa - 198; Fungi - 156; Plants - 105; Viruses - 0; Other Eukaryotes - 235 (source: NCBI BLink).): protein METDLNDYTVIKEGEAEILMHKKNQVFFNKAQVNNRDMSIAVLREFLSKRKQEHEAKSSKRTRPASKVIEKDASEASKEETPSENGMNNGDHEVASEDGPSSVSKDPAKTTERFAPREPKPPKVLEALSASGLRALRYAREIEGIGQVVALDNDLASVEACQRNIKFNGSVAISKVESHHTDARVHMLTHPKEFDVVDLDPYGSPSIFLDSAIQSVTDGGLLMCTATDMAVLCGGNGEVCYSKYGSYPLRAKYCHEMALRILLASIESHANRYKRYIVPVLSVQMDFYVRVFVRVYTSASAMKNTPLKLSYVYQCIGCDSFHLQPVGRSLPKNNSVRYLPAIGPVVKQDCNHCGKKYNMGGPIWSAPMHDPEWVTSILNSVKSMKDRYPAYDRISAVLTTVSEELLDVPLFLSLHNLCATLKCISPSAAMFRSAVINANYRISGTHVNPLGMKTDAPMEVIWDIMRCWVKNHPIKAQSPEQPGSVILSKEPSHEVDFSRHIGSLSKAQAKKVARFLPNPEKHWGPKLRAGRQITSKHVSLIGHEAVNGHLSQHHEELKEEDEEAEPEDNVQDKVDPKRQKTATDNITST, encoded by the exons ATGGAAACGGATCTGAATGATTATACTGTTATCAAGGAAGGAGAAGCTGAGATTCTCATGCACAAGAAGAATCAAGTCTTCTTCAATAAAGCTCAG GTGAACAATAGAGACATGTCCATTGCTGTTCTAAGGGAATTTCTATCGAAACGCAAGCAAGAGCATGAGGCTAAGTCATCTAAAAGAACTAGACCAGCTTCCAAAGTGATTGAGAAGGATGCTTCTGAAGCTTCCAAGGAAGAAACTCCTAGCGAGAACGGTATGAATAATGGTGATCACGAAGTAGCATCTGAAGATGGACCAAGCTCTGTATCAAAAGACCCTGCTAAGACAACAGAACGATTTGCACCTAGAGAACCCAAGCCACCAAAAGTTCTTGAG GCTTTGTCAGCTTCTGGGTTACGGGCTCTAAGATATGCACGCGAAATAGAAGGAATTGGTCAGGTTGTGGCGTTGGATAATGATTTAG cATCGGTCGAAGCTTGCCAGAGAAACATAAAGTTCAATGGCTCAGTGGCTATTTCAAAGGTGGAGTCACATCATACCGATGCTCGTGTCCATATGCTTACCCACCCTAAAGAATTTGATGTG GTTGATCTTGATCCATATGGATCACCATCTATTTTCCTTGACTCGGCTATTCAATCAGTCACGGATGGTGGATTGCTAATGTGTACAGCAACTGACATGGCAGTGTTATGTGGTGGTAACGGTGAAGTTTGCTATTCCAA ATATGGTTCTTACCCATTGAGAGCGAAGTATTGTCATGAGATGGCTTTGCGGATCCTCCTTGCCAGCATCGAG AGCCATGCAAACCGCTACAAGCGGTATATTGTTCCGGTGCTATCTGTGCAAATGGATTTCTATGTTCGTGTTTTTGTCCGCGTTTACAC CTCGGCGAGTGCAATGAAGAACACTCCATTGAAGCTCTCTTACGTATATCAATGCATTGGCTGTGATTCATTTCATCTTCAACCTGTTGGAAGATCTCTCCCTAAg AACAACAGTGTGAGGTATCTACCAGCAATTGGTCCGGTTGTGAAGCAGGATTGCAACCACTGTGGGAAGAAATATAACATGGGTGGACCAATATGGTCTGCTCCAATGCATGATCCAGAATGGGTGACTTCGATATTAAACAGTGTGAAATCCATGAAAGACAGATATCCTGCTTATGACCGGATCTCTGCTGTACTTACTACAGTCTCCGAG gAATTGCTGGAtgttcctctgtttttgagtCTGCATAATCTTTGTGCGACACTAAAGTGTATTTCACCATCAGCTGCAATGTTTCGATCAGCGGTTATTAATGCTAATTACCGTATCTCTGGGACTCATGTGAATCCGCTCGGCATGAAAACTGATGCTCCTATGGAGGTTATCTGGGACATTATGCGCTGCTGG GTGAAGAATCATCCCATAAAGGCGCAATCGCCTGAACAACCCGGTAGTGTGATCTTGTCCAAAGAACCATCACATGAG GTTGATTTTTCGCGTCACATTGGTTCGCTGAGCAAGGCACAGGCAAAGAAAGTAGCTCGTTTTCTGCCAAATCCAGAGAAGCATTGGGGTCCAAAGCTTAGGGCTGGTCGCCAGATTACGAGCAAACATGTATCTCTTATTGGTCATGAAGCAGTCAATGGTCATCTTAGCCAACACCATGAAGAacttaaagaagaagatgaagaagcagagcCAGAAGATAATGTCCAAGACAAGGTTGATCCAAAACGCCAGAAGACAGCAACAGATAATATTACCTCAACATAA